The proteins below come from a single Crossiella sp. CA-258035 genomic window:
- the rplL gene encoding 50S ribosomal protein L7/L12: protein MAKLSTEELLDVFKEMTLLELSAFVKEFEETFEVTAAAPVAVAAAGPGAAPAEAAEEQDEFDVVLESAGEKKIQVIKVVREIVSGLGLKEAKELVEGAPKPVLEKVAKEAAEAAKEKLEAAGAKITVK from the coding sequence ATGGCGAAGCTCAGCACCGAAGAGCTGCTCGACGTCTTCAAGGAAATGACCCTGCTCGAGCTCTCCGCGTTCGTGAAGGAGTTCGAGGAGACCTTCGAGGTCACCGCTGCCGCGCCGGTCGCCGTCGCCGCCGCCGGCCCGGGTGCCGCGCCGGCCGAGGCCGCCGAGGAGCAGGACGAGTTCGACGTCGTCCTCGAGTCCGCCGGTGAGAAGAAGATCCAGGTCATCAAGGTCGTGCGTGAGATCGTCTCCGGCCTGGGCCTGAAGGAGGCCAAGGAGCTCGTCGAGGGCGCGCCGAAGCCGGTCCTGGAGAAGGTCGCCAAGGAGGCCGCCGAGGCCGCCAAGGAGAAGCTGGAAGCCGCTGGCGCCAAGATCACCGTCAAGTGA
- the secE gene encoding preprotein translocase subunit SecE: protein MSEDREQETRPEDEKKDSSRPVTAASRRERRASARPERARPAKKADESDAKGAKGRPTPARRTKESKGNPIKRIGRFFREVFSELRKVIWPTRKQLVTYTAVVLVFVTFMVALVTGLDLAFVQGVTWLFDNK, encoded by the coding sequence GTGAGCGAAGACCGCGAGCAGGAAACGCGGCCGGAGGACGAGAAGAAGGACTCCTCCCGCCCTGTTACCGCCGCGTCGCGGCGTGAACGTCGTGCCTCCGCCCGGCCGGAACGGGCTCGTCCCGCGAAGAAGGCCGACGAGTCCGACGCCAAGGGCGCCAAGGGCAGGCCCACGCCCGCCCGGCGGACCAAGGAGAGCAAGGGCAACCCGATCAAGCGGATCGGGCGCTTCTTCCGCGAGGTGTTCTCCGAGCTGCGCAAGGTCATCTGGCCGACGCGCAAGCAGCTGGTCACCTACACCGCCGTGGTCCTGGTGTTCGTCACCTTCATGGTGGCGCTGGTCACCGGCCTTGACCTGGCCTTCGTGCAAGGCGTGACGTGGTTGTTCGACAACAAGTGA
- a CDS encoding MaoC family dehydratase N-terminal domain-containing protein: MALNQSFVGRSYRLPWVYEVGRESIRDLAYAIGDLNRAYRDPEVAKSFGHSDIVATPTFATVLAVRSHHVVTDDPELGLDYSRMMHSSQRFINHRPIKPGDRLICELHVDDISARMGNDYITLRSELLTEDGEAICTAIATLIVRGEKPVAEGGASA, encoded by the coding sequence GTGGCGCTTAACCAGTCTTTCGTAGGACGCTCATACCGGCTTCCGTGGGTTTACGAAGTCGGCCGCGAGAGTATCCGTGACCTCGCGTACGCGATCGGTGACCTGAACCGGGCCTACCGGGATCCCGAGGTCGCCAAGAGCTTCGGGCACTCCGACATCGTCGCGACGCCGACGTTCGCGACCGTGCTCGCCGTCCGCTCCCACCACGTGGTGACCGACGACCCCGAGCTGGGCCTGGACTACAGCCGGATGATGCACAGCAGCCAGCGGTTCATCAACCACCGCCCGATCAAGCCGGGTGACCGGCTGATCTGCGAGCTGCACGTCGACGACATCTCCGCCCGGATGGGCAACGACTACATCACGCTGCGCTCCGAGCTGCTGACCGAGGACGGCGAGGCGATCTGCACCGCCATCGCCACCCTGATCGTCCGCGGCGAGAAGCCGGTGGCCGAAGGGGGAGCCTCCGCATGA
- a CDS encoding pyridoxal phosphate-dependent aminotransferase has translation MGARISARIGGIAPSATLAVDSKAKALQAEGRPVIGFGAGEPDFPTPGPIVAAAEAACRDTRNHRYSPPGGLPELRAAIADKTRRDSGLDLQPNQVLVTNGGKQAVYTAFATLLDPGDEVLLPAPYWTTYPESITLAGGVPVVVPTDESSGYLATVEQLEAARTPRTKVLLFCSPSNPTGAVYPPEQVRAIGRWAAANDIWVLADEIYEHLVYGGAEHVSMPVVVPELADRCVVVNGVAKTYAMTGWRAGWLLGPSDVVAAATNLQSHLCSNVANVAQRAALAAVSGPLDAVAEMRAAFDRRRLLMVDLLTKIPGVTCPAPQGAFYAYPSVRELLGKQIRGRRPASSLELAELALEEAEVAVVPGEAFGTPGYFRLSYALGDADLVTGVTRLGELLSEAR, from the coding sequence ATGGGCGCACGCATCTCAGCGCGGATCGGCGGCATCGCCCCGTCCGCCACCCTCGCCGTCGACAGCAAGGCCAAGGCCCTCCAGGCCGAGGGCCGGCCGGTGATCGGCTTCGGCGCGGGCGAACCCGACTTCCCCACCCCCGGACCCATCGTCGCGGCGGCCGAGGCGGCCTGCCGGGACACCCGCAACCACCGCTACAGCCCGCCCGGCGGCCTGCCCGAGCTGCGCGCCGCGATCGCGGACAAGACCAGGCGCGACTCCGGCCTGGACCTGCAACCGAACCAGGTGCTGGTCACCAACGGCGGCAAGCAGGCCGTCTACACCGCCTTCGCCACCCTGCTCGACCCCGGGGACGAGGTCCTGCTGCCCGCCCCGTACTGGACCACCTACCCGGAGTCGATCACGCTGGCCGGCGGCGTGCCGGTGGTCGTGCCCACCGACGAGTCCAGCGGCTACCTGGCCACCGTCGAGCAGCTGGAAGCCGCGCGCACGCCGCGGACCAAGGTGCTGCTGTTCTGCTCGCCGTCCAACCCCACCGGCGCGGTCTACCCGCCGGAGCAGGTGCGCGCGATCGGCCGCTGGGCCGCGGCCAACGACATCTGGGTGCTCGCCGACGAGATCTACGAGCACCTGGTCTACGGCGGGGCCGAGCACGTCTCGATGCCGGTGGTCGTGCCGGAGCTGGCCGACCGCTGCGTGGTGGTCAACGGCGTGGCCAAGACCTACGCGATGACCGGCTGGCGGGCCGGCTGGCTGCTGGGCCCCAGCGACGTGGTGGCGGCCGCGACCAACCTCCAGTCGCACCTGTGCTCCAACGTCGCCAACGTGGCCCAGCGGGCCGCGCTGGCCGCGGTGTCCGGCCCGCTGGACGCGGTGGCGGAGATGCGCGCGGCCTTCGACCGCCGCAGGCTGCTCATGGTGGACCTGCTGACCAAGATCCCCGGCGTGACCTGCCCGGCCCCGCAGGGCGCCTTCTACGCCTATCCCAGCGTGCGCGAGCTGCTCGGCAAGCAGATCCGCGGCCGCCGCCCGGCCAGCAGCCTGGAGCTGGCCGAGCTGGCCCTGGAGGAGGCCGAGGTCGCGGTGGTGCCCGGCGAGGCATTCGGCACCCCCGGCTACTTCCGCCTCTCCTACGCCCTGGGCGATGCGGACCTGGTCACCGGCGTGACCCGCCTCGGCGAGCTGCTCTCCGAGGCCCGCTGA
- a CDS encoding MCE family protein, with amino-acid sequence MTARSTLPVLRRRLLGVVFLAVIALLLGLSVAVYRGDFERTAAVTLRTDHIGNQLMTESDVKVRGLIVGEVKRISSKGDGAELELALQPDKLALIPKDVTARLLPKTLFGERYVALVPTGKPAGGHLAAGDVISQDRSSSAIELERVLSNLMPVLQAVQPQKLASTLGSMATALDGRGDQLGETLTLLNRYLRELNPALPDLKADITALADVSGTYDKAAPELLQALADLTTTTKTVAEQRANLQTLYTSVGNTSADLTGFLTANRNNLIRVAQDSRPLLDVLAKYAPEYPCFLKGMAELVPRLDKAFGKGTSSPGLRITMEITANRGKYVPNQDEPRYGDKRGPRCYDIHPRPEPFPQYPPEGPVKDGSKPPPAARSANDGLNPPINVQNGGHVAPSAASGGVADTGIANSSAEQDFLAALIAGQLGVTPQQVPSWASLALGPAYRGTEVTLK; translated from the coding sequence ATGACCGCTCGCTCCACCCTGCCCGTCCTGCGCCGCCGACTCCTCGGTGTCGTGTTCCTGGCGGTCATCGCACTGCTGCTCGGTCTGTCCGTGGCGGTCTACCGCGGCGACTTCGAGCGCACCGCGGCGGTCACGCTGCGCACCGACCACATCGGCAACCAGCTGATGACCGAGTCCGACGTGAAGGTGCGCGGGCTCATCGTCGGCGAGGTCAAGCGCATCTCCAGCAAGGGCGACGGCGCCGAGCTGGAGCTGGCCCTGCAGCCGGACAAGCTGGCGCTGATCCCCAAGGACGTCACCGCCCGGCTGCTGCCCAAGACCCTCTTCGGCGAGCGCTACGTCGCGCTGGTGCCCACCGGCAAGCCGGCCGGCGGGCACCTGGCCGCGGGCGATGTGATCAGCCAGGACCGCAGCAGCTCGGCGATCGAGCTGGAGCGGGTGCTGTCCAACCTGATGCCGGTGCTGCAGGCGGTGCAGCCGCAGAAGCTGGCCAGCACGCTCGGCTCGATGGCCACCGCGCTGGACGGGCGCGGCGACCAGCTCGGCGAGACGCTGACCCTGCTCAACCGCTACCTGCGCGAGCTGAACCCGGCGCTGCCCGACCTCAAGGCGGACATCACCGCGCTGGCCGACGTCAGCGGCACCTATGACAAGGCCGCGCCGGAGCTGTTGCAGGCGCTGGCCGACCTGACCACCACCACGAAGACGGTGGCCGAGCAGCGCGCCAACCTGCAGACGCTCTACACCAGCGTGGGCAACACCTCGGCCGACCTCACCGGGTTCCTGACCGCCAACCGCAACAACCTGATCAGGGTGGCCCAGGACAGCAGACCGCTGCTGGACGTGCTGGCCAAGTACGCGCCGGAATATCCCTGCTTCCTCAAGGGGATGGCCGAGCTGGTGCCGAGGCTGGACAAGGCCTTCGGCAAGGGCACCAGCTCGCCCGGCCTGCGGATCACCATGGAGATCACCGCGAACCGTGGGAAGTACGTGCCGAACCAGGACGAGCCCCGCTACGGGGACAAGCGCGGGCCGCGCTGCTACGACATCCACCCGAGGCCCGAGCCGTTCCCGCAGTACCCGCCGGAGGGCCCGGTGAAGGACGGCAGCAAACCGCCGCCCGCCGCGCGCAGCGCCAACGATGGCCTGAACCCGCCGATCAACGTCCAGAACGGTGGTCACGTGGCCCCGTCCGCGGCCTCCGGCGGGGTCGCCGACACCGGGATCGCGAACTCCTCGGCCGAACAGGACTTCCTGGCCGCGCTGATCGCCGGGCAGCTCGGCGTCACGCCGCAGCAGGTGCCCAGCTGGGCCAGCCTGGCGCTCGGCCCGGCCTACCGCGGCACGGAGGTGACGCTGAAATGA
- a CDS encoding ABC transporter permease gives MVTLGDRLRNAANRPLHGLDALGDQLSFYLRALAWVPRALRRYMRETLRLLAEVSFGSGALAVIGGTIGVMIGLTLFTGTVVGLQGYAALNQIGTSAFAGFVSAYFNTREIAPLVAGLALSATVGSGFTAQLGAMRISEEIDALEVMGVPSLPFLVTTRIIAGFVAVIPLYVIGLLTSYLASRTITTEFYGQSAGTYDHYFNLFLPPEDVLWSFGKVLVFSVVIIMTHCYYGYRASGGPAGVGVAVGRAVRTAIVTTALLDFFLSLAIWGTTTTVRIAG, from the coding sequence ATGGTGACCCTCGGCGATCGGCTCCGGAACGCGGCGAACCGGCCCCTGCACGGCCTGGACGCGCTCGGCGACCAGCTGTCCTTCTACCTGCGGGCGCTGGCCTGGGTGCCGCGCGCGCTGCGCCGCTACATGCGGGAGACGCTGCGGCTGCTGGCCGAGGTCAGCTTCGGCAGCGGCGCGCTCGCGGTCATCGGCGGCACCATCGGCGTGATGATCGGCCTGACCCTGTTCACCGGCACCGTGGTCGGTCTGCAGGGCTACGCGGCGCTGAACCAGATCGGCACCTCGGCCTTCGCCGGGTTCGTCTCGGCCTACTTCAACACCCGCGAGATCGCGCCACTGGTGGCCGGGCTCGCGCTCTCGGCGACGGTGGGCTCCGGCTTCACCGCCCAGCTCGGCGCGATGCGCATCTCCGAGGAGATCGACGCGCTGGAGGTGATGGGCGTGCCCAGCCTGCCGTTCCTGGTGACGACCCGGATCATCGCCGGGTTCGTCGCGGTGATCCCGCTGTACGTGATCGGCCTGCTGACCTCCTACCTGGCCTCGCGCACGATCACGACCGAGTTCTACGGGCAGTCGGCTGGCACCTACGACCACTACTTCAACCTGTTCCTGCCACCGGAGGACGTGCTCTGGTCCTTCGGCAAGGTGCTCGTGTTCAGCGTGGTCATCATCATGACCCACTGCTACTACGGCTACCGGGCCAGCGGCGGGCCGGCCGGCGTCGGCGTCGCGGTCGGCCGGGCCGTGCGCACCGCGATCGTGACCACCGCGCTGCTGGACTTCTTCCTCAGCCTGGCGATCTGGGGCACGACGACCACCGTGAGGATCGCTGGATGA
- the rplK gene encoding 50S ribosomal protein L11, which yields MPPKKKKLTAIIKLQITAGQANPAPPVGPALGQHGVNIMEFCKAYNAATESQRGTVVPVEISVFEDRSFTFALKTPPAARLLLKAAGVEKGSGEPHKTKVAKVTMDQVREIAQTKMVDLNANDIDQAAKIIAGTARSMGITVEG from the coding sequence ATGCCGCCCAAGAAGAAGAAGCTGACAGCGATCATCAAGCTGCAGATCACCGCCGGTCAGGCGAACCCGGCACCGCCCGTTGGCCCCGCGCTGGGTCAGCACGGCGTCAACATCATGGAGTTCTGCAAGGCCTACAACGCCGCGACCGAGTCGCAGCGTGGCACCGTGGTGCCGGTCGAGATCTCCGTGTTCGAGGACCGCTCCTTCACCTTCGCGCTGAAGACGCCGCCGGCTGCCCGGCTGCTGCTCAAGGCCGCGGGCGTGGAGAAGGGCAGCGGCGAGCCGCACAAGACCAAGGTCGCCAAGGTGACCATGGACCAGGTGCGCGAGATCGCCCAGACCAAGATGGTCGACCTCAACGCCAACGACATCGACCAGGCCGCGAAGATCATCGCCGGTACCGCCCGCTCCATGGGCATCACCGTCGAGGGCTGA
- a CDS encoding ABC transporter ATP-binding protein, with translation MGVEVVVEGLSKSFGRQAIWGDVTLTLPPGEISVLLGPSGTGKSVFLKSLVGLLRPEHGRVMINGVDICSCSEHKLYEIRKLFGVLFQDGALFGSMNLFDNIAFPLREHTRKSEAEVRRLVLEKMEMVGLIGAEKKLPGEISGGMRKRAGLARALILDPEIILFDEPDSGLDPVRVAYLNQLIVDLNAQIDATFLIVTHDIGTARTVPDNIGMLFRRELVMFGPREVLLTSTEPVVEQFLNGRREGPIGMSEEKDAAQAAAELAALAANGGSTLGGPKGGGGTGIVPQIEVSPGLPVRAAVRRRKERVMRILHTLPPIAQQAIVASLTPDEQAYFGVYAGAAAPTRTQQLTQPPSPQSREPWQPSPWTRPGGQP, from the coding sequence ATGGGCGTCGAGGTGGTCGTCGAAGGCCTGAGCAAGTCCTTCGGCAGGCAGGCCATCTGGGGAGATGTCACGCTGACCTTGCCGCCAGGCGAGATCAGCGTGCTGTTGGGCCCCTCCGGTACCGGAAAGTCGGTCTTCCTCAAGTCGCTCGTCGGGCTGCTCCGGCCGGAACACGGCCGGGTGATGATCAACGGCGTGGACATCTGCAGCTGTTCCGAGCACAAGCTGTACGAGATCCGCAAGCTCTTCGGCGTGCTGTTCCAGGACGGCGCGCTGTTCGGCTCGATGAACCTCTTCGACAACATCGCCTTCCCCCTGCGTGAGCACACCCGCAAGAGCGAGGCCGAGGTGCGCCGCCTCGTGCTGGAGAAGATGGAGATGGTCGGCCTCATCGGCGCGGAGAAGAAGCTGCCTGGCGAGATCTCCGGCGGTATGCGCAAGCGCGCCGGGCTGGCCCGCGCGCTGATCCTGGACCCGGAGATCATCCTGTTCGACGAGCCGGACTCCGGCCTCGACCCGGTCCGGGTGGCCTACCTGAACCAGCTGATCGTCGACCTCAACGCGCAGATCGACGCCACCTTCCTGATCGTCACCCACGACATCGGCACCGCGCGCACCGTGCCGGACAACATCGGCATGCTCTTCCGCCGCGAGCTGGTCATGTTCGGCCCGCGCGAGGTGCTGCTGACCTCCACCGAGCCGGTGGTGGAGCAGTTCCTCAACGGCCGCCGCGAGGGCCCGATCGGCATGAGCGAGGAGAAGGACGCGGCCCAGGCCGCCGCCGAGCTCGCCGCGCTGGCCGCCAACGGCGGTAGCACCCTCGGCGGGCCCAAGGGCGGGGGCGGCACCGGCATCGTGCCGCAGATCGAGGTCAGCCCCGGCCTGCCGGTGCGGGCCGCGGTGCGCCGCCGCAAGGAGCGGGTGATGCGCATCCTGCACACCCTGCCGCCGATCGCGCAGCAGGCCATCGTGGCCAGCCTCACCCCGGACGAGCAGGCCTACTTCGGCGTCTACGCGGGTGCGGCCGCGCCGACGCGCACGCAGCAGCTGACCCAGCCGCCCAGCCCGCAGTCGCGGGAGCCGTGGCAGCCCTCGCCGTGGACCAGGCCGGGAGGCCAGCCATGA
- a CDS encoding ABC transporter permease: MTRPTAKFPGAGALAETGRMFALGLDTTRAMVKRPFQFREFIQQCWFIASVTILPTALVAIPFGAVIALQLGSLTRQIGAQSFTGAASVLAVIQQASPIVTALLIAGAGGSAICADLGSRKIRDEIDAMEVLGVSPIQRLVVPRVLAAMLVAVLLNGMVSVVGVLGGYFFNVVMQGGTPGAYLASFSALAQLPDLWISEIKALIFGFIAGIVAAYRGLNPAGGPKGVGDAVNQSVVITFLLLFFVNFVLTTVYLQLVPAKGM, translated from the coding sequence ATGACCAGGCCGACGGCGAAGTTCCCCGGCGCGGGCGCGCTGGCCGAGACCGGCCGGATGTTCGCCCTCGGCCTGGACACCACCAGGGCGATGGTCAAGCGCCCGTTCCAGTTCCGCGAGTTCATCCAGCAGTGCTGGTTCATCGCCAGCGTCACCATCCTGCCCACCGCGCTGGTCGCGATCCCCTTCGGCGCGGTCATCGCGCTCCAGCTCGGCTCGCTGACCAGGCAGATCGGCGCGCAGTCCTTCACCGGCGCGGCCAGCGTGCTGGCGGTGATCCAGCAGGCCAGCCCGATCGTGACCGCGCTGCTGATCGCCGGCGCGGGCGGCTCGGCGATCTGCGCGGACCTGGGCTCGCGCAAGATCAGGGACGAGATCGACGCGATGGAGGTGCTGGGCGTCTCGCCGATCCAGCGCCTGGTGGTGCCGAGGGTGCTGGCCGCGATGCTGGTCGCCGTGCTGCTCAACGGCATGGTCAGCGTGGTCGGGGTGCTCGGCGGATACTTCTTCAACGTGGTCATGCAGGGCGGCACACCAGGGGCCTACCTGGCCAGCTTCTCCGCGCTGGCCCAGCTACCGGACCTGTGGATCAGCGAGATCAAGGCGCTGATCTTCGGCTTCATCGCGGGCATCGTGGCCGCCTACCGCGGGCTCAACCCGGCCGGTGGCCCCAAGGGCGTCGGTGACGCGGTGAACCAGTCCGTGGTGATCACCTTCCTGCTGCTGTTCTTCGTCAACTTCGTGCTGACCACGGTGTACCTGCAGCTCGTCCCGGCGAAGGGCATGTGA
- the nusG gene encoding transcription termination/antitermination protein NusG — protein sequence MTSHDGGQEVAGVTDEQEHPGIEGDSAQVEHAGTDAEESAEVADSEDEATEEAELAEPVAEEGDPADELREALRHAPGDWYVVHSYAGYENKVKANLETRIQTLDQEDYIFQVEVPTEEVTEIKNGQRKLVQRKVLPGYILVRMELTDTSWSAVRNTPGVTGFVGATSKPSPLTLDEVLKFLLPRVEQAKPEKGGKQTAATVAKPTIEVDFEVGESVTVMDGPFATLPATISEVNADAQKLKVLVSIFGRETPVELSFTQVSKI from the coding sequence GTGACCTCACACGACGGCGGCCAGGAAGTGGCCGGCGTGACCGACGAGCAGGAGCACCCCGGCATCGAGGGTGACTCCGCGCAGGTCGAGCACGCCGGTACGGACGCCGAGGAGTCCGCTGAGGTCGCAGACTCGGAAGACGAGGCCACCGAGGAGGCGGAGCTCGCCGAGCCCGTCGCCGAGGAAGGCGACCCCGCCGACGAGCTGCGTGAGGCACTGCGGCACGCGCCCGGCGACTGGTACGTCGTGCACTCCTACGCCGGCTACGAGAACAAGGTCAAGGCGAACCTCGAGACCCGGATCCAGACCCTGGACCAGGAGGACTACATCTTCCAGGTCGAGGTTCCGACCGAAGAGGTCACCGAGATCAAGAACGGCCAGCGCAAGCTGGTGCAGCGCAAGGTGCTGCCCGGCTACATCCTGGTCCGCATGGAGCTGACCGACACCTCGTGGAGCGCGGTGCGCAACACCCCCGGTGTCACCGGCTTCGTCGGCGCCACCTCCAAGCCGTCCCCGCTGACGCTGGACGAGGTGCTGAAGTTCCTGCTCCCGCGGGTCGAGCAGGCCAAGCCCGAGAAGGGCGGCAAGCAGACCGCCGCGACCGTCGCCAAGCCCACCATCGAGGTGGACTTCGAGGTCGGCGAGTCGGTCACCGTCATGGACGGCCCGTTCGCCACCCTCCCGGCGACCATCAGCGAGGTCAACGCGGACGCGCAGAAGCTCAAGGTCCTGGTGTCGATCTTCGGCCGCGAGACTCCGGTCGAGCTGTCGTTCACCCAGGTCTCCAAGATCTGA
- the rplA gene encoding 50S ribosomal protein L1, which translates to MKRSKAYRQAAELIDRDRLYSPLEAAELAKETSKVKLDATVEVAIRLGVDPRKADQMVRGTVNLPHGTGKTARVIVFAVGDKAAEAEAAGADAVGSEELIERIQGGWLDFDAAIATPDQMAKVGRIARILGPRGLMPNPKTGTVTPDVTKAVNDIKGGKINFRVDKQANLHLVIGKTSFDKDKLVENYAAALDEVLRAKPSAAKGRYVKKVTFSTTMGPGIPVDPARTRNLLTDEATA; encoded by the coding sequence ATGAAGCGCAGCAAGGCCTACCGCCAGGCAGCCGAGCTGATCGACCGCGACCGGCTGTACAGCCCGCTCGAGGCCGCCGAGCTCGCCAAGGAGACCTCCAAGGTCAAGCTGGACGCGACCGTCGAGGTCGCCATCCGCCTCGGCGTGGACCCCCGCAAGGCCGACCAGATGGTCCGCGGCACCGTGAACCTGCCGCACGGCACCGGCAAGACCGCCCGCGTCATCGTCTTCGCCGTCGGCGACAAGGCCGCTGAGGCCGAAGCCGCCGGCGCGGACGCGGTCGGCTCCGAAGAGTTGATCGAGCGCATCCAGGGCGGCTGGCTCGACTTCGACGCGGCGATTGCCACCCCGGACCAGATGGCCAAGGTCGGCCGGATCGCCCGCATCCTCGGCCCGCGCGGCCTGATGCCGAACCCGAAGACCGGCACCGTCACCCCGGATGTCACCAAGGCCGTCAACGACATCAAGGGTGGCAAGATCAACTTCCGCGTTGACAAGCAGGCCAACCTGCACCTGGTCATCGGCAAGACCTCCTTCGACAAGGACAAGCTGGTCGAGAACTACGCGGCCGCGCTGGACGAGGTCCTCCGCGCCAAGCCCTCGGCCGCCAAGGGCCGCTACGTCAAGAAGGTCACCTTCAGCACCACCATGGGCCCGGGCATCCCGGTCGACCCGGCCCGCACCCGCAACCTGCTGACCGACGAGGCCACCGCCTGA
- a CDS encoding DUF6886 family protein: MAEAPVWHFSEDPGITEFRPHRAPTARDPEPVVWAVEEARASDFWFPRDCPRVLFRAEAGREPSAAGLALLGGARQVAVVEWGWWARVCGVRLFRYAFAPGPFRRCANPRWYLTAREAVRPLVVEPVGDVVALHAAAGIELRLAPNLWPVAGLVERSGLEFSMIRMRNALPRPADLEP; encoded by the coding sequence GTGGCCGAAGCACCCGTATGGCACTTCTCCGAGGACCCCGGCATCACCGAGTTCCGCCCGCACCGCGCGCCCACCGCCCGCGATCCCGAGCCCGTGGTGTGGGCCGTGGAGGAGGCCAGGGCCAGCGACTTCTGGTTTCCGAGGGACTGTCCGCGGGTGTTGTTCCGGGCGGAGGCGGGGCGGGAGCCCTCGGCGGCGGGGCTGGCGCTGCTCGGTGGGGCGCGGCAGGTCGCGGTGGTGGAGTGGGGGTGGTGGGCGCGGGTGTGCGGGGTGCGGTTGTTCCGGTACGCCTTCGCGCCGGGGCCGTTCCGGCGGTGCGCCAACCCGCGCTGGTACCTGACCGCGCGGGAGGCGGTGCGGCCGCTGGTAGTGGAGCCGGTGGGGGATGTGGTGGCGTTGCACGCGGCGGCCGGGATCGAGCTGCGGCTGGCGCCGAACCTGTGGCCGGTGGCCGGGCTGGTGGAGCGCAGCGGGCTGGAGTTCTCCATGATCCGGATGCGCAACGCCCTGCCCCGCCCGGCCGATTTGGAGCCTTGA
- a CDS encoding MaoC/PaaZ C-terminal domain-containing protein: protein MSIATALPRYDDVEKGFQLPPLQLKITRRDLVRYAGVSTDCNTIHWSDRAAKAAGLPGVVAHGLLTMAMVARIVSDWTGDPAAIIDYQVRFGRPVVVPDDDEGATVEVVAKVGEKRDDNTVRVDITAKFAGQSIFGRAYAIVRLA from the coding sequence ATGAGCATCGCGACCGCGCTGCCGCGCTACGACGACGTCGAGAAGGGCTTCCAGCTGCCGCCGTTGCAGCTGAAGATCACCCGTCGCGACCTGGTCCGCTACGCCGGGGTGTCCACCGACTGCAACACCATCCACTGGAGCGACCGGGCCGCCAAGGCGGCCGGCCTGCCAGGGGTGGTCGCGCACGGGCTGCTGACCATGGCCATGGTGGCCAGGATCGTCTCCGACTGGACCGGCGACCCGGCCGCGATCATCGACTACCAGGTGCGCTTCGGGCGCCCGGTGGTCGTGCCGGACGACGACGAGGGCGCCACCGTGGAGGTCGTCGCCAAGGTCGGCGAGAAGCGCGATGACAACACCGTGCGAGTGGACATCACCGCCAAGTTCGCCGGTCAGTCGATCTTCGGCCGGGCTTACGCCATCGTGCGCCTGGCCTGA
- the rplJ gene encoding 50S ribosomal protein L10, translating into MAKPDKVQAVAEITEKFRGSSATVVTEYRGLSMAQLTELRRALGTGTTYTVAKNTLVKRAAEDAGMASLADLLVGPTAIAFIEGEPVDAAKALRNFAKDNKALVIKGGFMEGKPLSIDEVNRIADLESREVLLAKLAGAMKGNLAKAAGLFAAPASQVARLAQALADKRAAEGGAAAPADAADAPAES; encoded by the coding sequence ATGGCGAAGCCCGACAAGGTTCAGGCCGTCGCCGAGATCACGGAGAAGTTCCGTGGTAGCTCGGCCACGGTTGTCACCGAGTACCGCGGGCTCTCCATGGCGCAGCTGACGGAGCTGCGTCGTGCCCTCGGTACGGGCACCACGTACACCGTCGCGAAGAACACGCTGGTGAAGCGTGCCGCTGAGGATGCCGGCATGGCCAGCCTCGCGGACCTGCTGGTCGGCCCGACCGCGATCGCCTTCATCGAGGGTGAGCCGGTCGACGCCGCGAAGGCGCTGCGCAACTTCGCGAAGGACAACAAGGCCCTTGTCATCAAGGGTGGCTTCATGGAGGGCAAGCCGCTCTCCATCGATGAGGTCAACCGAATCGCGGACCTCGAGTCCCGTGAGGTGCTGCTCGCCAAGCTGGCGGGCGCGATGAAGGGCAACCTGGCCAAGGCCGCCGGTCTGTTCGCCGCTCCGGCGTCGCAGGTCGCGCGTCTGGCGCAGGCCCTGGCGGACAAGCGTGCTGCGGAGGGTGGCGCCGCGGCGCCGGCCGACGCCGCCGACGCGCCTGCCGAGAGCTGA
- the rpmG gene encoding 50S ribosomal protein L33, which produces MVWEGCPVASTDVRPKITLACEECKHRNYITKKNRRNDPDRLEIKKFCPNCGTHRAHKETR; this is translated from the coding sequence ATGGTTTGGGAGGGCTGCCCTGTGGCTAGCACCGATGTTCGGCCGAAGATCACTCTCGCCTGCGAGGAGTGCAAGCACCGGAACTACATCACCAAGAAGAACCGGCGTAACGACCCGGATCGTCTGGAGATCAAGAAGTTCTGCCCCAACTGTGGCACGCACCGTGCGCACAAGGAGACTCGCTGA